In a single window of the Melanotaenia boesemani isolate fMelBoe1 chromosome 22, fMelBoe1.pri, whole genome shotgun sequence genome:
- the LOC121633641 gene encoding connector enhancer of kinase suppressor of ras 3-like isoform X3: MAGLLKRNSEGLDDSLQQYIPSFQQQQVDGEKLLRLSHQELLALGVVRVGHQELVLEAVDLLCALNYGVESDQLKTLVGKMRTAHHNLSGAVSQRRKNPAYQNKNSHQPSNHFLTAIMELIGAAKSLLAWLDRTPLTTASDFTSTKGRIIQLCLELTSTVQKDCTVYEMEEKILEVAQALNGICEKTLQTTADPSTKELSCLEEVHITSIKPGEGLGIYIKSTYDGLHVITGTTENSPADKTHRIHAGDEVVQVNKQTVVGWQLKHLVEKLRVESGSVVLMLKKRPSGTSGGFAPAPLKNLRWRPPLVQMSQGAPGPSRSPCPESTNALGTKGKASVLDLYIPPPPAAPYIPVDGKVNMSPGVKICPKSPDLSQDVDSCRHLTVAEDNRKSSGVLPEINQLMPVRLRLRSSAHGKPRPVSMPVEPVLAGSDSFRPGAHGMKGKDLLRRYLSNERISTITEEEPCFPLPYRGHPLVRGVDHIRGSQCFISADLHRSTTSPHQEAATRKSTPPVSPPAATKRSTSLLTGWLARLRLLSH, from the exons atggcTGGATTGTTGAAAAGAAATTCTGAAG GGCTGGACGACAGCCTTCAGCAGTACATCCCATccttccagcagcagcaggtagaTGGTGAAAAGCTGCTCAGGTTGTCCCACCAGGAGCTGCTCGCTCTGGGCGTGGTTCGGGTAGGACACCAGGAGCTGGTTCTGGAGGCCGTGGATCTGCTTTGTGCTCTG AACTATGGCGTGGAGTCGGACCAGCTGAAGACTCTGGTGGGGAAGATGCGAACGGCTCACCACAACCTGAGCGGCGCCGTGTCACAGCGCCGGAAGAACCCCGCCTACCAGAACAAAAACTCCCATCAGCCCTCCAACCACTTCCTGACAGCCATAATGGAGCTAATTGGAGCGGCCAAGAGCCTGCTGGCCTGGCTGGACAG GACTCCTCTCACCACCGCCAGCGACTTCACGTCCACCAAAGGCAGAATAATCCAGCTGTGTTTGGAGCTCACCTCCACCGTCCAGAAG GACTGCACTGTCTATGAGATGGAAGAGAAGATTTTGGAGGTG GCTCAGGCTCTGAACGGGATCTGTGAGAAGACTCTCCAAACGACCGCTGACCCCTCCACGAAAGAGCTGTCCTGTCTGGAGGAGGTTCACATCACCAGCATCAAGCCTGGGGAGGGACTG GGAATTTACATCAAATCCACATACGATGGTCTTCACGTCATCACCGGGACAACGGAGAAC TCTCCTGCAGATAAGACTCATAGGATTCACGCCGGAGATGAAGTCGTTCAGGTCAACAAACAAACCGTG GTGGGTTGGCAGCTGAAGCACCTGGTGGAGAAGCTGAGGGTGGAGTCTGGAAGTGTTGTATTGATGTTGAAGAAAAGACCATCTGGAACATCCGGTGGATTCGCACCTGCTCCGCTGAAAAACCTGCGCTGGAGACCGCCACTAGTCCAG ATGTCTCAGGGAGCTCCAGGTCCCTCCAGGTCTCCATGTCCAGAATCCACCAACGCTCTGGGGACAAAGGGAAAGGCCTCTGTCCTGGATCTGTacatccctcctcctcctgctgctccttATATACCAGT CGACGGGAAAGTCAACATGTCTCCAGGTGTTAAAATTTGTCCCAAGTCTCCCGACTTGTCTCAGGATGTAGACTCATGCCGACACCTCACTGTTGCTgaggacaacaggaagtccTCAGGTGTCCTGCCTGAGATCAATCAGCTGATGCCGGTCCGCCTCAGACTGCGGTCTTCTGCACATG GTAAACCTCGACCCGTCTCCATGCCTGTGGAACCGGTTCTGGCTGGATCTGACTCCTTCAGGCCTGGAGCTCATGGAATGAAAG GGAAGGACCTCCTGCGTCGGTACCTGAGTAACGAGCGGATCAGCAccatcacagaggaggagcCATGTTTCCCTCTGCCGTACAGAGGACACCCGTTGGTCCGCGGGGTGGACCACATCAGGGGCAGCCAGTGCTTCATCAGTGCCGACCTGCACCGCAGCACCACCAGCCCCCACCAGGAAGCAGCGACCAGGAAGTCCACCCCCCCTGTTTCTCCTCCGGCGGCAACCAAACGCTCCACGTCTCTGCTCACCGGATGGTTGGCTCGGCTCCGGCTGCTCAGCCACTGA
- the LOC121633641 gene encoding connector enhancer of kinase suppressor of ras 3-like isoform X1 — protein sequence MESGSGDELDQRNSADRFFINLLQWKKSSGRLSGPSWWFEGLDDSLQQYIPSFQQQQVDGEKLLRLSHQELLALGVVRVGHQELVLEAVDLLCALNYGVESDQLKTLVGKMRTAHHNLSGAVSQRRKNPAYQNKNSHQPSNHFLTAIMELIGAAKSLLAWLDRTPLTTASDFTSTKGRIIQLCLELTSTVQKDCTVYEMEEKILEVAQALNGICEKTLQTTADPSTKELSCLEEVHITSIKPGEGLGIYIKSTYDGLHVITGTTENSPADKTHRIHAGDEVVQVNKQTVVGWQLKHLVEKLRVESGSVVLMLKKRPSGTSGGFAPAPLKNLRWRPPLVQMSQGAPGPSRSPCPESTNALGTKGKASVLDLYIPPPPAAPYIPVDGKVNMSPGVKICPKSPDLSQDVDSCRHLTVAEDNRKSSGVLPEINQLMPVRLRLRSSAHGKPRPVSMPVEPVLAGSDSFRPGAHGMKGKDLLRRYLSNERISTITEEEPCFPLPYRGHPLVRGVDHIRGSQCFISADLHRSTTSPHQEAATRKSTPPVSPPAATKRSTSLLTGWLARLRLLSH from the exons ATGGAGTCCGGATCAGGTGATGAACTGGATCAGAG GAATTCTGCAGACAGATTCTTCATCAACCTGCTGCAGTGGAAGAAGAGCTCA GGACGTCTTTCTGGACCCTCATGGTGGTTTGAAG GGCTGGACGACAGCCTTCAGCAGTACATCCCATccttccagcagcagcaggtagaTGGTGAAAAGCTGCTCAGGTTGTCCCACCAGGAGCTGCTCGCTCTGGGCGTGGTTCGGGTAGGACACCAGGAGCTGGTTCTGGAGGCCGTGGATCTGCTTTGTGCTCTG AACTATGGCGTGGAGTCGGACCAGCTGAAGACTCTGGTGGGGAAGATGCGAACGGCTCACCACAACCTGAGCGGCGCCGTGTCACAGCGCCGGAAGAACCCCGCCTACCAGAACAAAAACTCCCATCAGCCCTCCAACCACTTCCTGACAGCCATAATGGAGCTAATTGGAGCGGCCAAGAGCCTGCTGGCCTGGCTGGACAG GACTCCTCTCACCACCGCCAGCGACTTCACGTCCACCAAAGGCAGAATAATCCAGCTGTGTTTGGAGCTCACCTCCACCGTCCAGAAG GACTGCACTGTCTATGAGATGGAAGAGAAGATTTTGGAGGTG GCTCAGGCTCTGAACGGGATCTGTGAGAAGACTCTCCAAACGACCGCTGACCCCTCCACGAAAGAGCTGTCCTGTCTGGAGGAGGTTCACATCACCAGCATCAAGCCTGGGGAGGGACTG GGAATTTACATCAAATCCACATACGATGGTCTTCACGTCATCACCGGGACAACGGAGAAC TCTCCTGCAGATAAGACTCATAGGATTCACGCCGGAGATGAAGTCGTTCAGGTCAACAAACAAACCGTG GTGGGTTGGCAGCTGAAGCACCTGGTGGAGAAGCTGAGGGTGGAGTCTGGAAGTGTTGTATTGATGTTGAAGAAAAGACCATCTGGAACATCCGGTGGATTCGCACCTGCTCCGCTGAAAAACCTGCGCTGGAGACCGCCACTAGTCCAG ATGTCTCAGGGAGCTCCAGGTCCCTCCAGGTCTCCATGTCCAGAATCCACCAACGCTCTGGGGACAAAGGGAAAGGCCTCTGTCCTGGATCTGTacatccctcctcctcctgctgctccttATATACCAGT CGACGGGAAAGTCAACATGTCTCCAGGTGTTAAAATTTGTCCCAAGTCTCCCGACTTGTCTCAGGATGTAGACTCATGCCGACACCTCACTGTTGCTgaggacaacaggaagtccTCAGGTGTCCTGCCTGAGATCAATCAGCTGATGCCGGTCCGCCTCAGACTGCGGTCTTCTGCACATG GTAAACCTCGACCCGTCTCCATGCCTGTGGAACCGGTTCTGGCTGGATCTGACTCCTTCAGGCCTGGAGCTCATGGAATGAAAG GGAAGGACCTCCTGCGTCGGTACCTGAGTAACGAGCGGATCAGCAccatcacagaggaggagcCATGTTTCCCTCTGCCGTACAGAGGACACCCGTTGGTCCGCGGGGTGGACCACATCAGGGGCAGCCAGTGCTTCATCAGTGCCGACCTGCACCGCAGCACCACCAGCCCCCACCAGGAAGCAGCGACCAGGAAGTCCACCCCCCCTGTTTCTCCTCCGGCGGCAACCAAACGCTCCACGTCTCTGCTCACCGGATGGTTGGCTCGGCTCCGGCTGCTCAGCCACTGA
- the LOC121633641 gene encoding connector enhancer of kinase suppressor of ras 3-like isoform X2, whose product MESVSKWSPDQVMNWIRGLDDSLQQYIPSFQQQQVDGEKLLRLSHQELLALGVVRVGHQELVLEAVDLLCALNYGVESDQLKTLVGKMRTAHHNLSGAVSQRRKNPAYQNKNSHQPSNHFLTAIMELIGAAKSLLAWLDRTPLTTASDFTSTKGRIIQLCLELTSTVQKDCTVYEMEEKILEVAQALNGICEKTLQTTADPSTKELSCLEEVHITSIKPGEGLGIYIKSTYDGLHVITGTTENSPADKTHRIHAGDEVVQVNKQTVVGWQLKHLVEKLRVESGSVVLMLKKRPSGTSGGFAPAPLKNLRWRPPLVQMSQGAPGPSRSPCPESTNALGTKGKASVLDLYIPPPPAAPYIPVDGKVNMSPGVKICPKSPDLSQDVDSCRHLTVAEDNRKSSGVLPEINQLMPVRLRLRSSAHGKPRPVSMPVEPVLAGSDSFRPGAHGMKGKDLLRRYLSNERISTITEEEPCFPLPYRGHPLVRGVDHIRGSQCFISADLHRSTTSPHQEAATRKSTPPVSPPAATKRSTSLLTGWLARLRLLSH is encoded by the exons ATGGAGTCGGTCAGTAAATGGAGTCCGGATCAGGTGATGAACTGGATCAGAG GGCTGGACGACAGCCTTCAGCAGTACATCCCATccttccagcagcagcaggtagaTGGTGAAAAGCTGCTCAGGTTGTCCCACCAGGAGCTGCTCGCTCTGGGCGTGGTTCGGGTAGGACACCAGGAGCTGGTTCTGGAGGCCGTGGATCTGCTTTGTGCTCTG AACTATGGCGTGGAGTCGGACCAGCTGAAGACTCTGGTGGGGAAGATGCGAACGGCTCACCACAACCTGAGCGGCGCCGTGTCACAGCGCCGGAAGAACCCCGCCTACCAGAACAAAAACTCCCATCAGCCCTCCAACCACTTCCTGACAGCCATAATGGAGCTAATTGGAGCGGCCAAGAGCCTGCTGGCCTGGCTGGACAG GACTCCTCTCACCACCGCCAGCGACTTCACGTCCACCAAAGGCAGAATAATCCAGCTGTGTTTGGAGCTCACCTCCACCGTCCAGAAG GACTGCACTGTCTATGAGATGGAAGAGAAGATTTTGGAGGTG GCTCAGGCTCTGAACGGGATCTGTGAGAAGACTCTCCAAACGACCGCTGACCCCTCCACGAAAGAGCTGTCCTGTCTGGAGGAGGTTCACATCACCAGCATCAAGCCTGGGGAGGGACTG GGAATTTACATCAAATCCACATACGATGGTCTTCACGTCATCACCGGGACAACGGAGAAC TCTCCTGCAGATAAGACTCATAGGATTCACGCCGGAGATGAAGTCGTTCAGGTCAACAAACAAACCGTG GTGGGTTGGCAGCTGAAGCACCTGGTGGAGAAGCTGAGGGTGGAGTCTGGAAGTGTTGTATTGATGTTGAAGAAAAGACCATCTGGAACATCCGGTGGATTCGCACCTGCTCCGCTGAAAAACCTGCGCTGGAGACCGCCACTAGTCCAG ATGTCTCAGGGAGCTCCAGGTCCCTCCAGGTCTCCATGTCCAGAATCCACCAACGCTCTGGGGACAAAGGGAAAGGCCTCTGTCCTGGATCTGTacatccctcctcctcctgctgctccttATATACCAGT CGACGGGAAAGTCAACATGTCTCCAGGTGTTAAAATTTGTCCCAAGTCTCCCGACTTGTCTCAGGATGTAGACTCATGCCGACACCTCACTGTTGCTgaggacaacaggaagtccTCAGGTGTCCTGCCTGAGATCAATCAGCTGATGCCGGTCCGCCTCAGACTGCGGTCTTCTGCACATG GTAAACCTCGACCCGTCTCCATGCCTGTGGAACCGGTTCTGGCTGGATCTGACTCCTTCAGGCCTGGAGCTCATGGAATGAAAG GGAAGGACCTCCTGCGTCGGTACCTGAGTAACGAGCGGATCAGCAccatcacagaggaggagcCATGTTTCCCTCTGCCGTACAGAGGACACCCGTTGGTCCGCGGGGTGGACCACATCAGGGGCAGCCAGTGCTTCATCAGTGCCGACCTGCACCGCAGCACCACCAGCCCCCACCAGGAAGCAGCGACCAGGAAGTCCACCCCCCCTGTTTCTCCTCCGGCGGCAACCAAACGCTCCACGTCTCTGCTCACCGGATGGTTGGCTCGGCTCCGGCTGCTCAGCCACTGA